From the Capnocytophaga sp. oral taxon 878 genome, the window AATTCAAACCTGTTGAGGGTAAAATCGTCTTCAAAAAGACAGACGAGGATGCCAAGATGAAAGAGGTTGAGTTCAAGAACGCTTATGTTGTTAATTACAAAGAGACTTTGGATGTTAACAATGATGTACCGATGACCATTGATGTAACATTCTCTGCTGAAGAAATCATCATCGGAGATGCGTCATTAGACAATCGTTGGCCAAAGGCATAGTTGGATATTTTTGTCTCAACTATGGTAAAAGACAATGAGCTCTCGGGTGTATCTTTCATTCGAGAGCTTTTTTCAAAAATAGACGAACTAATACCTTAAAATATAAAAGTAATTTTTTATGATTTTAGATATATTTGACAGCAAACAGATCAGTATAGATGGTAAGTTTATTGATAGCTATAAAAAATTGAAACTTGAACAGACTATTAATGATCATCATAAATTCACACTTCATTTAGATAGTGGTGTATCTGATAAGCTCAATACAGATGCTATAAATAAGGCTAAGGAATGGTTAGGAAAAACAATTGTTATTAGCACTACAGGGAAGGATTTTGTAGGGGTTGTTACTGATATTTCTTTTGAAGACTCTTATAATGAGGATAAATATATAGTAGTAAAAGGCTTCTCTCCGACAATTCTATTAGAAGATGGTAACAAATCACAATCATGGTTAGGAAAAACGTTAGCGGATATTTTTAAGGCGCTTACTAATAATGGACGCTTAAATGTGAAAATAACCCCAGAGTATACAAGCTCTATAGAATATGAAGCTCAATATACAGAGAGCAATTTTCATTTTATACAACGCCTTTGTAAACAGTATTATGAATGGATGTTTTATGATGGAGAAACTCTTATGCTGGGTAAGCCTGAAAAGCCAGAGGCAAAACAATTACTGATAGGTATAGATATTTCTAAAATCAAGACACATATTACAACAGATGCAAGGAAATCAAAATCGACTTCATTTAGTTCCTCAAATAATAACACTTATTCAGCACAAAGTCCAGATAATGTATCAGGATTAAATGATTTAGGAGATTTTGCCTTTAAAACTTCGTTGCAGATTTATCCTGAAGGACACAATGAGTTTCCCTTAGCTCGTATTCCTGACCAATCAACATTAGACAAATTGATGAAGCGTAGACAACAGAGTATAGCTTCTCAAACACATTATATAGAGGTAACATCAACCTGTAAAGGACTGACTATAGGGAGTGTTATCGAAATAGCCTCAGCAGACCCTTTAAAAAGGGATAATATTGAAACCAAAGGGAAATATATTATAACAGAGATAAAACACGAAGTAGACTTTGATAAGTATTATCAAAATGAATTTAAAGCCTTGCCTGCTGAGATTGCTGTACTTCCTGAACCAGAAGTAGAAATGCCTATAGCACAAGTACAAATGGCAACAGTGGTGAGTAATGATGATCCTAAAAAGAAAGGCCGTGTACAAGTAAAGATGAATTGGCAGAGTGGGGATATGAAAACTTCGTGGATACGAGTAATGACCCCTGATGCAGGAAGCAGTGATTCAGTAAGTTCTAATAGAGGTATGGTGTTTATTCCTGAAAAAGGCGACCAAGTATTAGTAGGTTTTAGGCATAACAACCCTAATCGTCCCTTTGTATTAGGAAGCCTCTTCAATGGAAAAAGCGGTGGCGGCGGTGGTAGTGATAACAAAACAAAAAGTATCACAACTCGCAGTGGAAATACAGTATCTCTTAATGATGCTGATAAGAGCATAACAATATCAGACCCCAGTGGAAGTCAGGTTTTATTAGATGGAAAGGAGAATATTTTAATGTCCTCTAAGACTTCAATTAATTTGACGGTAGGTAGTAGCTCTATAACAATAAATAAGGAAGGGAAAATTACAATAGAAGGAGTTGAGATTGAAGTAAAAAGTTCTGGCTCTATAAGTAATACATCTCCTAAGGTCGCAATATCAGGAGGAGAAGAAGTCGCTATCAATGGTAAAAATTCTACAAACATTAATGGAGCAAGTGTTAATGTATCAGGAAATGCCACTACAAATGTAAGTTCTTCAGGAACGACTGTTATTGATGGTACTATTGTAAAAATAAACTAATATGGCAAGTAATCCTATTGAAAATAGTATAGAACAACTAACTGAGGACTGGTCATTAGCTGTTGAACAAGCTGATGTAAGACTTGTTAGAATTTTATCAGAATATGAAAACCAAAGTCTGATAGATACTTTTTTTGATTATCTTTTAGCGATAGATATAGAAAGTGATACTTTTGTATTCTGTAGTGAAACGGAATATACAGATACAAATGCTTTTTGTCACTCTATTGTCAAAGAAATAGAGGAAGAAGTACAGATTTGGAATACAGCAAATATCCCAGAGGATATACCTCATTCAGAAATCAATTGGAAAGCAGATCTTACAATTGAAGATCCTATAACACTATTGACACAGAACCTAAATAGTTTTAGTAGATACGTCTCACCAGATGAAAAGCAAAAAATATGTTTGGTCTTAAAGCAACCTGCTTTTACTAAAAAAGAGGCTACTGAGTTTTTTTCAGAGATTCTAAAACAAGATTTAGTGAGTAATTTGCGTTTTACGGTAGCAGATTATAAAGAGGGTACTTTGTATGATAAACTATCATCACAATATTCAACAGAGGTTAAAACCATCATTCCTTCAATGGATATAGCTGGTCTTGCAGAACAACTTGCATCGCAAGAAGTCAATGAAGGAAGTGCAGATAGCCTTTATAGAATGTATTTGATGCGTTTATTTAATAAGGCAAAAGCAAAAGATTCTGAGGGAATAATGCAAGAGGCTAAAAATTGTTTAGATATAATCAGCAAAGAAATTGAGAATGATGTCAATTGGATTTCACAAATAGTAACTGTTTATACCGTAATTTATGGTGATAAATTGCGTCTAAAAGATTATAAAGAGGCTTTATATTTCTCTGATAAAGCGGTTGAAGCAGCTACTTTATCTGAAGGAAAAATCGACCCTACATTGTCCTATCGTTTGATGGGGCAAACACTTACAGGAAATGGAGCAATTTTGTGTATCCAAAAACAATGGGAAAAAGCTGTTAAGGTATAT encodes:
- the tssD gene encoding type VI secretion system tube protein TssD, producing MGSFRASFEFSGKEYDVLFSNFEFSRNTDSKGKPSSNVLGGRVRLIIESTEDTAVVESMLNGQFKPVEGKIVFKKTDEDAKMKEVEFKNAYVVNYKETLDVNNDVPMTIDVTFSAEEIIIGDASLDNRWPKA
- a CDS encoding type VI secretion system Vgr family protein is translated as MILDIFDSKQISIDGKFIDSYKKLKLEQTINDHHKFTLHLDSGVSDKLNTDAINKAKEWLGKTIVISTTGKDFVGVVTDISFEDSYNEDKYIVVKGFSPTILLEDGNKSQSWLGKTLADIFKALTNNGRLNVKITPEYTSSIEYEAQYTESNFHFIQRLCKQYYEWMFYDGETLMLGKPEKPEAKQLLIGIDISKIKTHITTDARKSKSTSFSSSNNNTYSAQSPDNVSGLNDLGDFAFKTSLQIYPEGHNEFPLARIPDQSTLDKLMKRRQQSIASQTHYIEVTSTCKGLTIGSVIEIASADPLKRDNIETKGKYIITEIKHEVDFDKYYQNEFKALPAEIAVLPEPEVEMPIAQVQMATVVSNDDPKKKGRVQVKMNWQSGDMKTSWIRVMTPDAGSSDSVSSNRGMVFIPEKGDQVLVGFRHNNPNRPFVLGSLFNGKSGGGGGSDNKTKSITTRSGNTVSLNDADKSITISDPSGSQVLLDGKENILMSSKTSINLTVGSSSITINKEGKITIEGVEIEVKSSGSISNTSPKVAISGGEEVAINGKNSTNINGASVNVSGNATTNVSSSGTTVIDGTIVKIN
- a CDS encoding tetratricopeptide repeat protein — its product is MASNPIENSIEQLTEDWSLAVEQADVRLVRILSEYENQSLIDTFFDYLLAIDIESDTFVFCSETEYTDTNAFCHSIVKEIEEEVQIWNTANIPEDIPHSEINWKADLTIEDPITLLTQNLNSFSRYVSPDEKQKICLVLKQPAFTKKEATEFFSEILKQDLVSNLRFTVADYKEGTLYDKLSSQYSTEVKTIIPSMDIAGLAEQLASQEVNEGSADSLYRMYLMRLFNKAKAKDSEGIMQEAKNCLDIISKEIENDVNWISQIVTVYTVIYGDKLRLKDYKEALYFSDKAVEAATLSEGKIDPTLSYRLMGQTLTGNGAILCIQKQWEKAVKVYEQATKAYESCGDYLMQCETLRLSAWVKEQNNQKSDAIDDYTKAFYLVNKMTPEIAKHSTYPLIVQKLLDSTIRLDKLSDKEMDNVLSPILGEEWRSYVKEYRKN